In Raphanus sativus cultivar WK10039 unplaced genomic scaffold, ASM80110v3 Scaffold1635, whole genome shotgun sequence, a genomic segment contains:
- the LOC130504521 gene encoding uncharacterized protein At4g04775-like codes for MSSSSFTSGNYYRRRRNIERGTPKECWCGAPSDIFTSGSETNPGRLYYCCAKGYHKSHLFKWADECLVEDVEDIKAVINGMNRDISELRVNVARLANGVKTKSERKGGECLSEGRCLRNVVVCVAGMAILCYYFSV; via the exons ATGTCTTCCTCATCCTTCACCTCAGGAAATTATTACAGACGACGTAGGAATATAGAAAGAGGAACGCCGAAAGAGTGTTGGTGTGGTGCACCATCTGACATTTTTACATCTGGAAGCGAAACAAATCCAGGAAGATTGTACTATTGCTGTGCAAAAGGATATCATAAG AGTCATTTATTCAAATGGGCGGATGAGTGCTTGGTGGAAGATGTTGAAGATATTAAGGCAGTGATAAATGGCATGAATAGAGACATCTCGGAGTTGCGAGTTAACGTTGCTCGGTTGGCGAATGGAGTAAAGACAAAATCTGAGAGAAAAGGAGGCGAATGTTTGAGTGAGGGTCGGTGTTTGAGGAATGTGGTTGTTTGTGTGGCTGGAATGGCGATACTTTGCTACTACTTCTCTGTTTAG